A window of Castanea sativa cultivar Marrone di Chiusa Pesio chromosome 1, ASM4071231v1 contains these coding sequences:
- the LOC142622646 gene encoding endo-1,4-beta-xylanase 1-like, with protein MRRVSACCFISLFSRTNQKHKDKDKLTQRTREAMENPMYNAGNNVEIAVQNANDSNHGCATNIVLNHDFSEGLHLWHPNNCDGFVVSAESAHPEGTSEKLGGNYAVVSNRKECWQGLEQDITARVSPGSTYAVSARVGVSGPLQGSTDVLATLKLENRGSGTSYLFIGRASVSKEKWEKLEGTFSLPAMPDRVVFYFEGPSPGVDILIESVVITCSSPSECESVSQRCFAAGDENVILNPNFEDGLNNWSGRGCKIVLHDSMADGKIVPLSGKYFASATERTQNWNGIQQEITGKVQRKLAYDVTAVVRIFGNNVTNSDVRVTLWVQTPNLREQYIGVANAQATDKDWVQLQGKFLLNGSPSKVVVYVEGPPSGTDILLNSLIVKHAEKTPPSPPPVIENPAFGVNIIQNSSLSDGTNGWFPLGNCTLNVATGSPHILPPMARESLGPHEPLSGRYILVTNRTQTWMGPAQMITDKVKLFLTYQVSGWVRIGSGASGPQNVNVALGVDSQWVNGGQVEVNGDGWHEIGGSFRIEKQPSKVMVYVQGPSPGVDLMVAGVQIFPVDRQARFRYLRRQTDQNRKRDVILKFSGVDSSTLLGTMVLVKQTQNTFPLGSCMSRTNIDNEDFVDFFTKNFNWAVFGNELKWYWTEPQQGNFNYQDADEMLALCKSHNIQTRGHCIFWEVINTVQSWVQSLNKNDLMTAVQNRLTGLLTRYKGKFMHYDVNNEMLHGSFYQDRLGKDIRANMFKTAHQLDPSALLFVNDYHVEDGCDPRSSPEKYIQHILDLQEQGAPVGGIGIQGHIDSPVGPIVCSALDKLGILGLPIWFTELDVSSINEYVRGDDLEVTLREAFAHPAVDGIMLWGFWELFMSRNNSHLVNAEGDINEAGKRYLALRKEWLSHAHGHIDDQGQFQFRGFHGTYTLEIINSSKKVSKTFVVDNGDLPLVVPIDL; from the exons ATGAGAAGGGTCTCTGCTTGCTGCTTCATAAGCCTATTTTCCAGGACTAATCAAAAACACAAGGACAAGGACAAGCTCACTCAG AGAACCAGAGAAGCTATGGAGAACCCCATGTACAATGCAGGCAACAATGTGGAG ATTGCAGTACAAAACGCAAATGACTCAAACCATGGTTGTGCTACTAATATCGTACTAAACCACGACTTCTCTGAAGGGCTGCATTTGTGGCATCCCAACAATTGTGATGGCTTTGTGGTATCAGCTGAGTCAGCTCACCCAGAAGGAACTTCAGAAAAGTTGGGTGGTAATTATGCAGTTGTTTCAAATCGCAAGGAATGCTGGCAGGGCTTGGAACAAGATATCACAGCCAGGGTTTCCCCGGGTTCCACTTATGCAGTTTCTGCCCGTGTTGGAGTATCAGGGCCTCTTCAGGGATCCACTGATGTCCTGGCAACATTGAAACTAGAAAACCGAGGTTCAGGGACTAGCTATTTGTTCATTGGAAG AGCTTCTGTGTCTAAGGAGAAGTGGGAGAAGTTGGAAGGCACATTCTCATTGCCAGCTATGCCTGACCGGGTTGTATTTTATTTCGAAGGGCCTTCTCCTGGAGTTGATATTCTTATAGAATCAGTAGTGATCACCTGTTCCAGTCCAAGTGAATGTGAG AGTGTAAGCCAGAGATGCTTTGCTGCTGGAGATGAGAATGTCATCCTAAACCCCAACTTTGAGGATGGCCTGAACAATTGGTCTGGAAGAGGCTGCAAGATTGTTTTACATGATTCTATGGCAGATGGGAAAATAGTCCCACTGTCTGGAAAGTATTTTGCATCTGCAACAGAGCGCACACAGAACTGGAATGGTATTCAGCAGGAGATCACAGGAAAAGTGCAGCGAAAGCTTGCTTATGATGTTACTGCTGTTGTTCGGATATTTGGTAACAATGTCACTAATTCTGATGTGCGAGTGACTTTGTGGGTGCAAACACCAAACCTTCGTGAACAGTATATAGGCGTTGCCAA TGCTCAAGCAACAGACAAGGATTGGGTACAGTTGCAGGGGAAGTTCCTTTTAAATGGCTCTCCATCCAAAGTAGTCGTATATGTTGAAGGTCCACCTTCGGGCACTGATATCCTTCTCAACAGTTTAATTGTAAAGCATGCAGAGAAAACCCCACCTTCACCTCCCCCAGTTATTGAG AATCCTGCCTTTGGAgtaaatataattcaaaatagCAGTCTAAGTGATGGCACCAATGGGTGGTTTCCCCTTGGTAATTGCACTTTGAACGTTGCTACTGGTTCACCACATATTCTTCCACCAATGGCAAGAGAATCACTTGGACCTCATGAACCTTTAAGTGGTCGCTATATCCTTGTGACCAATCGCACACAGACTTGGATGGGTCCTGCTCAGATGATCACAGATAAAGTAAAACTTTTTTTGACATACCAAGTATCTGGTTGGGTTCGAATTGGTTCTGGAGCTAGTGGTCCACAAAATGTGAATGTTGCACTAGGTGTGGACAGTCAGTGGGTTAATGGAGGACAAGTTGAGGTTAATGGTGATGGATGGCATGAAATTGGTGGTTCCTTCAGAATTGAGAAGCAACCTTCCAAGGTTATGGTTTATGTTCAAGGTCCATCTCCTGGTGTTGACTTAATGGTTGCTGGAGTTCAGATTTTTCCTGTTGATCGACAGGCAAGGTTTAGATATCTACGGAGGCAGACTGATCAG AACCGTAAGCGTGATGTCATCCTAAAATTCTCAGGAGTGGATTCAAGCACTTTGCTTGGCACAATGGTGTTAGTCAAACAAACGCAAAACACTTTTCCTTTGGGGTCATGTATGAGCAGAACAAACATTGATAATGAAGATTTTGTTGAtttctttacaaaaaatttcaattggGCTGTCTTTGGCAATGAGTTGAAGTGGTACTGGACAGAACCACAGCAGGGAAATTTCAACTACCAGGATGCTGATGAGATGTTGGCCTTGTGTAAAAGCCACAACATACAGACTAGAGGTCATTGTATCTTCTGGGAAGTGATCAACACAGTCCAATCATGGGTCCAATCACTGAACAAAAATGACTTGATGACAGCTGTCCAAAATCGCCTAACAGGTCTTCTCACACGCTACAAGGGGAAATTCATGCACTATGATGTTAACAATGAGATGCTGCATGGTTCATTCTATCAAGATAGACTAGGTAAGGATATCCGAGCAAACATGTTCAAGACTGCACACCAACTAGATCCATCTGCCCTCCTGTTCGTGAATGATTATCACGTTGAGGATGGATGTGACCCCAGATCATCTCCAGAAAAGTACATTCAACATATTCTTGATTTGCAAGAGCAAGGTGCACCTGTTGGAGGCATTGGAATACAAGGGCACATAGACAGTCCAGTCGGGCCTATTGTTTGTTCAGCTTTGGATAAATTGGGTATTCTTGGTCTTCCAATCTGGTTTACAGAGCTTGATGTGTCTTCCATTAATGAATATGTTAGAGGGGACGATTTGGAAGTGACGCTTAGGGAAGCTTTTGCCCATCCTGCAGTAGATGGTATAATGCTATGGGGATTCTGGGAGTTGTTTATGAGCCGGAACAATTCACATCTAGTAAATGCAGAGGGTGACATTAATGAAGCTGGTAAAAGATACCTTGCTCTTAGAAAAGAGTGGCTATCTCATGCACATGGGCATATTGATGACCAAGGACAGTTCCAGTTTAGAGGCTTCCATGGAACATACACTTTGGAAATTATTAATTCCTCCAAGAAGGTTTCAAAGACATTTGTTGTTGACAATGGTGACTTGCCACTGGTGGTTCCCATAGATTTATAA